In Phoenix dactylifera cultivar Barhee BC4 chromosome 1, palm_55x_up_171113_PBpolish2nd_filt_p, whole genome shotgun sequence, the genomic stretch ATATAATGAACAATCCCAACTGACTGCCaagttttctttgatggacaATATACAAAGTATTAGAGGTGTGTGTTAATGTTTATCAAGCTTGAcatttacatcaaaaaaattatCAAGCTTACAGTATAGACATAGCTTCCTTGGAATACCGGAGAGCAGAATAGCTTGACGTAGAAGAGTATTGCATCATATCCACTTTCAAGCCACACATATCAGACTGGATTGATGCAGAAACCTTCAAATGAATGTctttttattcaaaatttgaacatCTCAGCGTATTGCAGGAGTCTGAGAAGATCTAGTATCCACTCCCTTAAACAGTCTGCTTAAAATTTAGCCAACTCTTTTCTCAGAAAAAAGGCCAACTTTTCTAATCTGCCCTCCATTATTGCTACCAATAATCTCCACATGAACATTTCCCATCCTTAAAAGTATGAAACCGTCGAGAATCTCTCAGAATAATCTCTCGGCCTGCGACCTCTGAAGCAAATTTCATCCAATTATGACAATCTCCACATACACGGAGGTTCTTGATCACCCGAATTACTCCCTTCCTTGCCCTGGTCTGCAGTAGCGCAAATGATACAGCTAACTTCTCACTGTGACAACTTAAAATCAATTCCTTTTGAGCCTCATCAACATCATGGAGAACACACTCTGTCATGGGAACGTATCCAATGTATCTACACTTCTCATCCAACTCCTCAAGTTCCTTATAGATCTCCTTCCGGTTTGGGTGGCAACCACCTCCTGCTACAAAGACATGCCTTTTATTTTCAACCTCAACCGAGCTACATCCAGCTTCCTTCTtcagtcctctctctctcatcatgCTTCTCACACCTATCGCATCTTCCCACAAGCCAAATGAAGCATATAGATTTGAGAGGAGGACATATGTAGTCTCATCATCAGGATCAAGCTCTAAAATCTTAGTTGCAACATGGATTCCGAGATCAAGTTGCTTATGTGCATGGCATGTGCCAAGGAGTACTTTCCAGAGGCATAAAGAAGAATTACGTTGCAACCTCAGGCAAGAAATTCCATCCCAAATAATAGCTTGTGCTGTCTCAAATCGGCCAGCACGACCAAACAAATCTACCATGCAAGCATAATGCTCAATGCTTGGTTTTGTATCACTTTCCTTCCTcattaaagcaaaacagtgcATCCCTTCTTTGACTAAACCTGCATGAGCACAAGCAGAAAACAACCCAAGAAAAGTGACCGAGTTGGGCCGAACACCATCTCTTGTCATTCTCCTAAAGAGTTGAAGGGATTCAGAGGCCATTCCATGGTGTGCATACCCAGTTATCATGGATGTCCATGAGAATACATCCTTCCTTGCTATCctcttaaaaactttttctGCATCGCTGATGCTGCCACATTTGGAATACATGGATATCAATGCGTTGTTGATTGACAAGAGAAAAGTTTGAGAATTACAATGATGGAGGCGGTGTTTTATGGTGAAAGCATGGAGCTGCTTGCCCAATTCAATGGAAGCCAATCCGCTGCATGCTGCAAGAAGTAGTAAAAGTGTCAGGTGATTGGGTTGCAAACCTTGCTCATGCATCTCTATAAAGAATGTGAGAGCATCATCAAAGTAGCCATTTGTAGAATATCCATCCATCATTGCATTCCAAGTATACGTATCTCGCTCGCCCATCCCCTTGAAGACTTCCTCTGCATCCCCTAACCTATCATTCTTTGCATACATATTTATGACTGCATTAAATGCTGATAGTAGCAGTTCTTTTGGTGCCGCTCTTCTTAATATATATGCATGAATCTCCCTACCCAACCCACAAGGAGTAGAAACTGAAAGATCTGAAGATAATCCACCAAGAAGGATGATAAGAGTGCGAATGTCAGGCTTGTTACCTTGCGACTGCATTTCCCTAAATAGCACACAACAGCTCTTGaattgatcattttgtgcataccCGGCAAGCATTGAGTTCCAAGTGACAACATCACGGGAACTCAATCTCTCAAAGACCAACCTCCCTTTCACCACTTGGCCGAACTTCCCATACATGGTAATCAGTGAATTGCCTATGCTTGTCTCAAACTCGAGCCCTGATCGAATCATCTTAGCATGAACCTCCCGGCCTAAATTGAAAGCCAAAGCAGTAGATATAGCATTGAGCATACTGAGAAATGTAATTCTGTTTGGTCTCACAAGTACCTGACCTTCAAATCCAGCAAGCCTGCGGAACAGTTCTATCGCGCTCTCGCACTCCCCATTCTGTTCAAGACCCGAAATCATGGCATTCCAAGAAACTACATTTGTCCTGTCCATCGCCTTGAAAACTTTCTTCGCATCCTCCAAAAGTCCAGACTTTGCATACATGGTAATGAGAGAGTTATGCATCTTAATCTTATCGAGTATCTGGTCTTTAACGATCATTGCATGCAATGCCTTTCCAATTCCAACCTCTTTGCTCGACGTGCATGCATGGATCATAATAGCATATGTTGCGTCGGTTGGGTTCAACTGCGCCAGCTCAAGCATGGCTGCAAACAAGAGAAAGCACTCCATGTACCAGCCGTGGAAGACATAGGCAGAGAGAATGGAATTCCACGTGGGGACATCAGCCTCATGGACTGGAGGGACTTCATCGAAGACTTGGCGGGCTTCTTCTAAGAGGTCGGTAGAGGAGTACATGGTTATGAGAGAAGTACGAACGCCAGGCTCGGAAGCGAGGCCGGCACGTATGGACTTGGCATGGAGTTGCTCGCCGAGGCTGACGTCGGAGAGGCCGTAGCTGGCTTTTAGGAGGCTCCCGAGAGCGAATTCGTCAGGGGTCCAGCCGGACCTTGACATTTTAGTGAAGAGCTCAAATGCTCGAGAGAAGTCGCCACGCTTGGTGTGGGCGAGGATGAGAGAGGTGGAAGAGAAGGAGGCGCAGGAGTGTTGCTGGTCGGGCATTTTGTCGAACGTTTGGTGGGGAGAATTTGGGTCATCTTGGGAGACGGAGGTGGTAGGGGGGTTTCTCACAAGGGTTGTGGGCTGAGTGCGTGGACTTCGACGCGGGGTTGGAGATGGGAGGCGTGCGTTGGAGCATGAGATTGGTGATGGCACAAGTGCCATAATCTAACCGAGGATTTAAACGGATAATAAGAATGTTATGTGAGCAACGAAATGTCTCTCATTTTTCCCCCCCTCATCCATTCCCAATGCAGTTCTAGTGGGAGAATAAATACCATCTGCACTGTTTAAAGGGCTGATGGTTTGAATTTTTTAGTTGGATCGGATCAATCCAACCACGAACGAACATGTTTGCTGGTTTTAtctcctgttttttttttttttttttggtccttATGCATTTGACTTATTATGGTTAAACTGGTCCACTGCTTAGCTTGTGGTTCTGATGATGCAAGGAATAATTTCTTCTTGGTTGGTGTGTgaagattataaaatttttagttGCACTAGATCCACCGCAAATCAAAGCTGTCCAATCACTGACCAACACATACAAAGACGGATAAAAAGGAAATAGGAGGAAATTTTTTGTCAATCTTTGTACGTGTTGGTTTGGGTTGAACTGGTCCAATGACCTCCTCTAAAAAAGGTTTGGTTATGACTCATGAGTCctctaaacaaaataaaatgggTTGTGGTTTAATTTTGCAACGCATGCGACAGTATTAGAGATATGATTTTCATTGTAGTACTGTTTGGTGGCCTTTTTCATAGATAATTTCACTTTAAACTGCTTGACTAGATCAGGTTTTTCTTTGAAGAAATATTTGAAAGCTTTAACTATGGTACACAAGGCTGCAAGTGAATTGGTTTGGGTGATGGATCAGATAGGGGTAAGCCAATATATCTTGATTTGAATGGGGTCAAAAGTTTCAACCTAAGTTTATTGCAGGGTCGCTTTTGGAATTGAATCAAGTTTAAACTTTATTCTGTTGACCCATTAAACTTTTTGAATCAAATGATGTCAAGAATAACCAAACATAATTCataaaaaaaggaacaaaataGTTATTTGAATGTTGTGACTAGACTATGAAGAAAAAACATTCCAACAATGTGTAAACATCATCAACAATTTACTTAACATAAAAATCGATTTGCAACCACTCATTGTTGGTTTAGTATATATAAGAAATAATCTTGAAAATCATGGTCAATACTGGTTTAGGGGTTGTTTGGATGGGAGGACCCCTATAAACCAATAGGTTTTTGGATATTGTCTCTAATTCTTTGTAAAgtaatatcttctttaatatttgTTTAGCATTGCACTTTTCTTGAAATAAtcactaattattttttttgagaaaaaaaaaagaaatcttccATTGCGTTTATTGAACAATATGGACTCGTTTGGCTCGTGGAAAAAATTTTCTATCaccgaaatatttttttttgagaagctattttctaaaaatatgatacttgaaaaaatattttggcaTGTTTAGTTGACTATAGAAAAGTGGTATATTTCAGAGTAGCTTATATTTAGTTGAGtatctatttttctaaaaaagttgTGTGAAATAACTATTGTACCTTTAATAAAGCAAAAGAGCTTATCCATGGATTTTAATGctttaaaaatagttttgaaaaaaataaaaatctcaaTTCTCAACTagtggaaaagttacttttctaCGTCCCtcgtggttttttttttatgaaacatGAGAATCTTATTTTCTTGAGAATACTACGTTGTCATCTCTCTTTTtagaaaactccaactaaacaaGAGGTCTTTCTTTAATTTTCAGTTGACCACAATTTCTTCTCTTGTAATCCCTTCTAGTCCTACACCGAAATCACTCACAACATCTTCTCCTAAAGCAGCTACATCGTAACTAAAACAATTACCCTAATCACTTTTGCATTTCGTTTCTCAACTAAAAGCACAACTTTCGTCGC encodes the following:
- the LOC108511699 gene encoding pentatricopeptide repeat-containing protein At3g24000, mitochondrial-like isoform X1, whose product is MALVPSPISCSNARLPSPTPRRSPRTQPTTLVRNPPTTSVSQDDPNSPHQTFDKMPDQQHSCASFSSTSLILAHTKRGDFSRAFELFTKMSRSGWTPDEFALGSLLKASYGLSDVSLGEQLHAKSIRAGLASEPGVRTSLITMYSSTDLLEEARQVFDEVPPVHEADVPTWNSILSAYVFHGWYMECFLLFAAMLELAQLNPTDATYAIMIHACTSSKEVGIGKALHAMIVKDQILDKIKMHNSLITMYAKSGLLEDAKKVFKAMDRTNVVSWNAMISGLEQNGECESAIELFRRLAGFEGQVLVRPNRITFLSMLNAISTALAFNLGREVHAKMIRSGLEFETSIGNSLITMYGKFGQVVKGRLVFERLSSRDVVTWNSMLAGYAQNDQFKSCCVLFREMQSQACSGLASIELGKQLHAFTIKHRLHHCNSQTFLLSINNALISMYSKCGSISDAEKVFKRIARKDVFSWTSMITGYAHHGMASESLQLFRRMTRDGVRPNSVTFLGLFSACAHAGLVKEGMHCFALMRKESDTKPSIEHYACMVDLFGRAGRFETAQAIIWDGISCLRLQRNSSLCLWKVLLGTCHAHKQLDLGIHVATKILELDPDDETTYVLLSNLYASFGLWEDAIGVRSMMRERGLKKEAGCSSVEVENKRHVFVAGGGCHPNRKEIYKELEELDEKCRYIGYVPMTECVLHDVDEAQKELILSCHSEKLAVSFALLQTRARKGVIRVIKNLRVCGDCHNWMKFASEVAGREIILRDSRRFHTFKDGKCSCGDYW
- the LOC108511699 gene encoding pentatricopeptide repeat-containing protein At2g13600-like isoform X2 codes for the protein MALVPSPISCSNARLPSPTPRRSPRTQPTTLVRNPPTTSVSQDDPNSPHQTFDKMPDQQHSCASFSSTSLILAHTKRGDFSRAFELFTKMSRSGWTPDEFALGSLLKASYGLSDVSLGEQLHAKSIRAGLASEPGVRTSLITMYSSTDLLEEARQVFDEVPPVHEADVPTWNSILSAYVFHGWYMECFLLFAAMLELAQLNPTDATYAIMIHACTSSKEVGIGKALHAMIVKDQILDKIKMHNSLITMYAKSGLLEDAKKVFKAMDRTNVVSWNAMISGLEQNGECESAIELFRRLAGFEGQVLVRPNRITFLSMLNAISTALAFNLGREVHAKMIRSGLEFETSIGNSLITMYGKFGQVVKGRLVFERLSSRDVVTWNSMLAGYAQNDQFKSCCVLFREMQSQGNKPDIRTLIILLGGLSSDLSVSTPCGLGREIHAYILRRAAPKELLLSAFNAVINMYAKNDRLGDAEEVFKGMGERDTYTWNAMMDGYSTNGYFDDALTFFIEMHEQASAMQKKFLRG